GGCGGCCTTGAATGCCGCGCTTCGCAAGGCCGAAGAAGCCGCCAATGAAGAGCGCTCCAAGCTCGGCGGCGGCCTGGGGCTTCCGGCAGGCCTGAACCTGGGAGACCTGTTCAAGTAATGCCCGCGCCCAAGGACCCCATCGAACGGCTCGTTGCCGAGCTCTCCAAGCTTCCGGGAATCGGCCGAAAGACCGCCACCCGGCTGGCCTTCCATATTCTCAAGGAAGACGCCGAGTATGCGGGCGCGCTCTCGCGGGCGCTGACCGAAGCCAAGGAGCGCGTGGGCTTTTGCGAAAAATGCTTCAACTACGCCGTCGACCCGCTGTGCACGGTGTGCAGCAGCGCCAAGCGCGATCCGGCCATCATCTGCGTGGTCGAGCAGGTGCCTGACCTCATGGCCCTTGAATCGGCCGGGGGCTTTCGCGGGCTCTATCACGTGCTCCACGGCGTCCTCTCACCGCTGGACTCTGTGGGCCCCGAAAAGCTCCGGATCGCCGAGCTCATGCGCCGCCTGGACTCCGGCGAAGTGCGTGAGGTCATCCTGGCCACGGGCACCGGGGTGGAGGGAGAGGCCACAGCCCTCTACCTGGCCGAGGAGATCCGCTCCCGTGACATCGCCGTCTCGCGCATTGCCTACGGGGTCCCCATCGGCGGGGAGCTCGAATACATC
The Chrysiogenia bacterium DNA segment above includes these coding regions:
- the recR gene encoding recombination protein RecR; its protein translation is MPAPKDPIERLVAELSKLPGIGRKTATRLAFHILKEDAEYAGALSRALTEAKERVGFCEKCFNYAVDPLCTVCSSAKRDPAIICVVEQVPDLMALESAGGFRGLYHVLHGVLSPLDSVGPEKLRIAELMRRLDSGEVREVILATGTGVEGEATALYLAEEIRSRDIAVSRIAYGVPIGGELEYIDRATLTRALEGRTRIG